The genome window AGGGACTTTCAACTTTGAAAACGCATATAAGTTTGCAATTAAAATAATCTATGACATCATAAAGTAGGTGATGGAAAGTGCTACTTGAAGTAACTTATAAATACGCCACGCCAGTTTACATAAAGGTATTAACACCTCTTCATCCGGGTGTAGGTCAAACTTTGGGTAGTGTAGATTTGCCAGTGCAAAGAGATACATTAGGTTATCCTATAATCTATTCAAGTAGTATTAAGGGTGCTATTAGGTCTGCATATAGAAAGATGAAGAGTGGTGGGAATAGTAATAATTTAGAGAGGAAAATATTTGGAGGAAGTGAGGAGACAGTTGAGGAAACTAATCAATCCAAGTTTAGTGTTCTTGACGCTTATTTACTAACTATTCCTACTAGAGCCTTAAATAACGTATACGTTTATCTTACTTCGGATTTCTTAATTCAGAGGCTTAACATGTACTTAGAAATATATAATATTTTAATGAGGAAAAGTAATTATGTCAAACCTGATTTTAGCAAAGCTGAGGTTCTAGCTTCAGAGAACATTGGAAACGAATTTTTAGCTGAGAGTTACCAAATAGGTAAAAATCAACAAGATGACGAAATACTAAAAATAAAGAAACTCCTTCAATTGGAGAAACCGCTAGTTGCACTTAAGAACGATTTGATCGCTAAGGCTTTAATTGATAGGAGTCTGATGAGAATAGCAAGGGTTAAGCTGAATGATAATAAGACTGTTGAAGCTGGACCATGGACGGAAGAATACATCCCTCCATATTCGTATTTCATAACCTTGTTCTTATATAAAGATGAGGAGACAATGAAGGAGATCGAGCAACTCCTATCCTTAAATCAGAGTACAGAATCTAAGAGTCAAAAGTCCTCCACCTCTTATCAATACATATTCATAGGTGGAAAGGAGACCACTGGAAAGGGTTTAGTGAAGATAAGTAGATTTGGGGTTTGAGAATGGAAAAAATTCTTGACTCTGTCCTCAACGATTTTAATGCCTTAAGTAAAGAAGTTAAGGATAAGGCGGAATTAAGGAAGAAAATTAGGGCGAGAGTGAGGGAATTGCCATCATTGATAAGCTCCTTCGGAATCAGGACTGTGCTTTATTTCTATTATTCTAAGGTAGGTAATAAAGAACAATTATCAGATGATGAGAAAGCATATTACGAGGTAATGAAAATTCTGATAAAATACGTGAAAGAGGCTCTCATACATCTAGGGGTTAACGTCTCTAGCGACGATATTAAGGAGATATTGAATAACCTTTCAAATGTTGAAAATGAGGCTAAAGTTCAGTACTATATTGATTTACCTTTACAGTATTTAAAAAGACTGATTGAGGCTGAATTCGAGGGA of Sulfolobus sp. E5-1-F contains these proteins:
- the cmr5 gene encoding type III-B CRISPR module-associated protein Cmr5, with amino-acid sequence MEKILDSVLNDFNALSKEVKDKAELRKKIRARVRELPSLISSFGIRTVLYFYYSKVGNKEQLSDDEKAYYEVMKILIKYVKEALIHLGVNVSSDDIKEILNNLSNVENEAKVQYYIDLPLQYLKRLIEAEFEG
- the cmr4 gene encoding type III-B CRISPR module RAMP protein Cmr4; this translates as MLLEVTYKYATPVYIKVLTPLHPGVGQTLGSVDLPVQRDTLGYPIIYSSSIKGAIRSAYRKMKSGGNSNNLERKIFGGSEETVEETNQSKFSVLDAYLLTIPTRALNNVYVYLTSDFLIQRLNMYLEIYNILMRKSNYVKPDFSKAEVLASENIGNEFLAESYQIGKNQQDDEILKIKKLLQLEKPLVALKNDLIAKALIDRSLMRIARVKLNDNKTVEAGPWTEEYIPPYSYFITLFLYKDEETMKEIEQLLSLNQSTESKSQKSSTSYQYIFIGGKETTGKGLVKISRFGV